The sequence caggaccggttgtctgattgacagccagggggggtgtaacaaggttattatataaaagtgccaatttctactgaaatgtgcactttgtaaaatgaaaaaaacaggacacactcttcagcaagataaagtgcATTAGATGTTTGGAGTGGTTCTTTTAAGGAGTCTTGTGCAAACAGAAATTACTTACCTTTCCCATTTTATTCTTTTCTGCTTCCACTCTGCTCACCCTCCGAGATGcctttgttaaatctgtcagaTGAGAAGAGATACGGCAATGAACAGTCATTAGAATAACTACCACCCCTTATCTTGTGCTGACAAATCAATATGGCTACTTACTGACCCACTATAGAGATGGGCGGCAGCAACTCAGGAAAACGGATGACACTTCCACTGTTGGtgctctctcttttttcctctaGAAGGATGAGTGACTGCACCAGCCCCAAGAGACAGGAAACAATGAAGAAAAATGACATCCATTTCATGTCTGTCGAGACAGAGAGCTTGTTGCACAACATGGAACCCAAACTACAAACACATTTTTACATAACTCAGTAATTTTGGCTGGTGGAGCAAATCATGATTTGTTTTTACTGATATCtacataaaaacaataacaatattaatatattctgAAAAACACAATATTTGTTACTCTTTACCTCTTCGTGTCAAGTCTGTCAGGGAAACacacaaagattttttttgtgtaaGGGCAGATATGTTGTTCTCCTCATCATGTGAGTATCTGACAACTCTCACTGTTCAATGAATTAGCTTCAAATAACACAACACAGAGTCACGTCTTTTATATCTTATGTGAGTTAAAGGCAATCCTTTGATGAAGAGATCTTGCAgaataagtatttaaaaaaataatccatgaaGAGAAATAAAATCATTCATTAAAATGTAAGGTCTTCCACAGAATTTGCAAAAATCGATGTAATAAGATATTTGGTGTAGTGTGCGCTTTATTTTACCCATATTGGAGAAATCTAGCAGTGGAAACATTGGCAGCAAGGCCTGCTGAGACGGAGGGGAGGTACCACACTGCTTTCAGTGTCTTCAGTCCCCCCCACATGAATATGTAAGGGACGAGAGAGGGCTgcttgctgtgtgtgtttatttagctATGTGATTTTGTGTTAGGTTTGGAGTTTTATGGTCACAGAGGTCACAGAGGCAGGGGGTAGATAGGTAAAGTGAGGGGTGGAATGGGTTGTTATTAGGGATTGAATTAATTATGTGTTTTAAAAGTTGGTATGTGGTTTAAAAGATGGTCTGCAGCTCAGAACTtgtgggtgtaggggtatctCGGAATATCCCTACATTGGATCATTCTGGCACACACCATGTACTGATCCCAGGAGGTGGAATGTGATGTCACACCAGCATCTGCAGGGAGCTGTGCATTTGGTGCACAATGAGATCCCAGTTATTATAGAGCATAACAAATTCCTACAAATGAGTGGTGCAATGGCGTCAAACTTACTCCAAATGGAAACCCAAAAAGCGGAATAAGAAGCTTCTCCTGATGTAATTTAAATTTGTTTCTGAAACGCTGAAGTTTGTTGTTGCTACTGCAACAATGGAGTGGGGTGCGTAGACAGGTGCGGTAATGGAGGAAA comes from Pelobates fuscus isolate aPelFus1 chromosome 5, aPelFus1.pri, whole genome shotgun sequence and encodes:
- the ASIP gene encoding agouti-signaling protein isoform X2, which codes for MKWMSFFFIVSCLLGLVQSLILLEEKRESTNSGSVIRFPELLPPISIVDLTKASRRVSRVEAEKNKMGKRKVPPKKKPPRPPPPPNCVPLLSSCKHPAPPCCEQCAICHCQIFKTICIYRMGYPHC
- the ASIP gene encoding agouti-signaling protein isoform X1; this translates as MRLYTYIYIHSDMKWMSFFFIVSCLLGLVQSLILLEEKRESTNSGSVIRFPELLPPISIVDLTKASRRVSRVEAEKNKMGKRKVPPKKKPPRPPPPPNCVPLLSSCKHPAPPCCEQCAICHCQIFKTICIYRMGYPHC